A stretch of the Notamacropus eugenii isolate mMacEug1 chromosome 2, mMacEug1.pri_v2, whole genome shotgun sequence genome encodes the following:
- the BLZF1 gene encoding golgin-45, which yields MSSLESTEIKVSHPSVPVRGAGDGMETEQPPKSVEVTSGANPQSCHSLRNPRKKLVPSLSPGVLQLGKIITDKAVEVEAIRILVPKAAITHDIPARNAKLVKSLGHHKGELASQSDGVIDPRKEVTELKNRVENLRNSERRLLQDKEGLSNQLRVQTEVNRELKKLLVASVGDDLQYHFERLAREKNQLILENEALGRNTAQLSEQLERMSIQCDVWRSKFLASRVMADELTNSRAALQRQSRDAQSAIQDLLSEREQFRQEMIATQKLLEELLVSLQWGREQTYYPSEQPHSTTELASTNHRLATALNSHLLGNVGTKNPKKASPPTEFCSTPAEKMAETILRILDPATCTESSTEIFSESSPATLLSTKKNIGRFHPYTRYENITFNCCNHCQGELIAL from the exons ATGTCTTCCCTTGAGAGCACTGAAATCAAAg TAAGTCATCCTTCAGTACCGGTCCGTGGGGCTGGAGATGGAATGGAAACTGAGCAGCCACCTAAGTCTGTAGAAGTTACCTCTGGAGCCAATCCCCAGAGCTGTCACAGCCTGAGAAACCCAAGAAAGAAGCTGGTTCCATCACTGAGCCCAGGAGTGCTTCAGCTGGGCAAGATTATCACCGACAAAGCAGTGGAAGTCGAAGCTATTCGAATACTAGTTCCCAAAGCTGCTATAACCCATGATATCCCTGCCAGAAATGCTAAACTGGTCAAATCTCTGGGACATCATAAAGGAGAACTTGCAAGTCAATCAGATGGAGTCATAGATCCCAGAAAAGAGGTAACAGAGCTAAAAAATAGAGTGGAAAACCTCAGGAACTCTGAAAGGAGATTGCTGCAGGACAAAGAAGGGCTTTCCAACCAGCTCCGCGTGCAGACAGAG GTGAATCGTGAACTAAAGAAGTTGCTAGTGGCTTCTGTTGGGGATGATCTGCAGTATCACTTTGAACGTTTGGCTCGTGAGAAAAATCAGCTTATTTTAGAAAACGAGGCCCTGGGCAGGAACACAGCTCAGCTCTCTGAACAGTTAGAACGCATGTCGATACAGTGTGATGTATGGCGAAGTAAATTTCTAGCAAGCAG GGTTATGGCTGATGAGTTGACTAACTCCAGAGCAGCTTTACAGCGCCAAAGTCGGGATGCCCAGAGTGCTATTCAAGATCTCCTCAGTGAACGGGAACAATTCCGGCAGGAAATGATTGCTACCCAGAA ATTATTAGAGGAGCTCTTAGTTTCTTTGCAGTGGGGTAGAGAGCAGACTTACTACCCTAGTGAACAGCCCCACAGCACTACAGAGCTAGCATCAACAAATCACAGACTGGCCACAGCACTGAATTCCCATCTCCTTGGAAATGTTGGCACCAAGAATCCAAAAAAGGCTTCCCCTCCAACTGAATTCTGTAGTACTCCAGCAGAGAAAATGGCTGAAACA ATTCTGCGAATTTTAGATCCAGCTACCTGTACAGAAAGCTCAACTGAAATATTTTCAGAGTCTTCACCAGCCACTTTgctttctacaaaaaaaaatattggacgATTCCATCCATATACGAGATATGAAAATATAACTTTCAACTGCTGCAATCACTGCCAGGGAGAACTTATTGCCCTTTAA